The genomic stretch TTCAGGCCTAGCTCAACCAGTTTACTGGCTCTGTAACCTTAGGCAATTTACTTAGGTTTTTATCTGTAAGATGGGTAAAAAGGAAGATTAAATGGGATGATTCATGTAAAAAGCTCAGAAGGATGACTAGAAAATCAAGTGCtcaaagcattttattatttactgCTTTTCCTTTACCTTTCAAGCGTAATATCTGACCAACCCCTACAATTGGCGGACCTAATAAGCTCCTACAGCTAAGATTCCTCATTTCCTTATGATTAGGGAAGGAACCAGAACCCTATTTTGCAGTCCTAGGCTTTTCTGTAGTGCCAAGCAGGCTGGGGCATCCAGGTAACTGTTCCAATAGGATAGCCAAATGCAGCTCTGGCCTGAGAGTCCATTCACTCTCTGTACTTTATTCCCTCAGTCAAGATTTATTGTCAAGATTTTGTCTTCTCACTGTCAAATGGCCTGGGTCAAATCATGTTAAATATTCTATGGGAAGGggaaggatgaatgaaggagattaaggtgagagtatatggttgatggatttcatatatttatatgaaatagaacaaagaaacctcttgcaattgctttaaatgggatgGGGAGaaagttgagagagagaggggttgggggtgatgtaaccaatgtacaatataagcctaatcagattTGTCACTGTGAATTccctctgtataatgaatatatcataataaaaattttataataaaaaataaatattctgacAATTTTAGATGCTATTATAGAAAATATCTTCTGGGAAAGTCTCTACATTATAAAAATAGGGAACTTATACATTGTAAGGAAGTctataaaagaaaagattcagCATTCCCTTGGAATTTTTGTTGCATAAATACTATTGGTAATTAAGCTACTTCTTACACTatgattattttttccttgtcTACTTTTTATATCTAAAATTAACAActgtcttgtttttcatttgcttagATTGCTAGGTCATTCACTATAATTAGGTCTTGTGAAAGTTGTATAAAATTCCTTATCAAGTATTCTAACAATTTCATCAGGCCAGCCTTCTGGTCTGCCCTAATCCAAATAGATTGATTGCTCTATGTATAAATTTTCATCTTGTGATCTTCTTTCACCATTGTATTGGGGATTCCCTTTGCCTCAATCCCGTCTCTCTTACTTCCTTATTTTAGAACTTCCTCCAACAGCTTTATGAGAAAAGTTGCATGAGTAAATTTTTAGAGATCTGCCCAGTTAGGGTTCAGCCAAGACAAAGATCAAAAGGGATTGCTAGAACAGTGTTAAGAGATGGGACTAGAAACAGCAGGAAACTTTGGGCTTGAAACGGGGAGAGAAAGGCATATTCAGTAGAATCCAGAGAGAGAGCTGCAGCCATAGGAAAGTGTTGCCCAACAAGATCTATAGTCATTAGTAAAATAACACAGCACTGACTTCTTTCTACTCCGTGGCCTCCTACTCAAAACCCTACAGTGGctcctcattttaatcaaagtaaaagccaaagtccTTACAATGACACTTAGAGCCATACAGGATCTGGCCACCATTGCTTTGACAGACTGTTTGGTCTCCCCCTCTATTTCCCCTCTCTAGCTACTTTGCCCTGTTTCTGTTCCTTGAGCATGCTATGTGTCCTTTGCTTTGAGGCCTTTGTTCTAAATGTTTCATCTGCTTTAAAGATGCTTAGGAGTTGTCCAAGCTAGTATCTTCCCCCAGAATGCCAGTTGGCTAACGCCCTCCCTTCCTGATGTGTTTGCTCAGATCTCAATGAGGTCTGCCCTCACCACTACATGCAATATTGCAACCTGACCCTTCACCCCTGAATTCCAGATTCTCCTTaccttgcttgctttttttttttaatagctctCATTGTCTTATCAGATAGCATGGAATTTACTTACTTATTGAGCTCAAGCTCTGTGATTACAGGGATCTTTGTATTCTTTAGGAATATACCCCCCAAACACTTAATGCCTGGAACACAGCAGGCAATCCAGAAAGGTTTGTGGAAGgtaggaaaaggggaaagaatCTAATTCTTGTCAGCAAAGTTCTAAAATTTCAGaatggtgagtgtgtgtgtgtgtgtgtgtgtgtgtgtgtgtgtgtgtgtgtgttttaagagaAGGGTGTAGATTCCAACACCTGAAAGCAGGAGCtctcttttataatattttaaccattttaaaaatacaaatgtaataATACTCCACTCCCTTGCTATTTCAAGTTATGTGAATAGAGATGTAACTTTTCTTAATGGCACTGGACTTCCGTAGCTCATCAATAGTAGTATTGTTACACTGGGGACATGCTCAGATCCTCCTGGGATATCCTGGGTGTACCCCAGATGACtctgctttttggttttatttctaatTCAACTGAACTGCACAGCCTGGGAAGTAAGAAATGGAATACTAGCCAGAAGAGAGACAGCTCCTCCTCCCTCTAGCCCTCCCCAGGAGCTAcgttctctctcctcctctgtctGTTACTCAGCATCCTCTGCTTACTCATCTGCTTCCTTGAGGCCACAGTGGGTATTTTGCTATCCTAAGAAAAGGAATTGTTtggcaggcaaaaaaaaaaaaaaatagacaagaaagAACCTTCTGTAGGTCTGCAGTGGGGGATACAGAAACACTTCCTCTCTTCATTGGGGATGCCTCCCTCTATGTTTGGGAACTGGGACAAGACaaccaccactgagctacttcctgtTGTGCCAGCTCTCACAGGCTGCCACCAGCAGGTTTTCAGATAGGACTGCCTCACCTGCATTGCCAAATGCTGGCAGGCACAGTTGATAGAAATGAATATAGAAGAgccaaactcaaaagaaaaaaggaagcaagagGAGTGGAATCAAAGTTTGATTCCATGAGCAAGTCCAATAATACTGTTGGAAAGGATCTCAGAATTTAAATAATCTTATCCCCTACACAATCTATGAATCCTTCCCTGTGATATCTTTGACATTTGAGACACATGGTTGATACTAGAGTTGGAAGAGTGCCTTGCTTGCATTCTGCCCCAGAAGATCAACCAGTCACCCGATTATAGGGAAAAACCACAaagtgcttatttttgttttcctctgagtCATGCTTATCTTTTtcagaatgaatgaaatgatgaGTATCTAATTAATTTTTTCTATCCTCTAATTATAGAACTATACCTCTCCTACTACCCACCTAGGATTTTTATTAGGGAAGCTTAACACAACTTTAGATCTGAACACAAAGAAGCAGGGAAATACTTGACAAGAAAAAGTAGAATAGACTTtcttggtggattttttttccctgagaaagcACCAGAAAGAGAATTTccatttcttatatatttaaagtaaaattccaccaggcgctggtggctcatgcctataaccctagctactcaggaggcagagatcaggaggatcgagccagctcaggcaaatagttggcaagaccctatcttgaaaaaaacatcacaaaaaagggctggtggagtggctcaagatgtaggccccgagttcaaccccAGGATTCCccgaaaatgaaaaaaaaaaaatgtatggccTACCTGGCCTtcctatatagtgagatcctgtctcaaaacagttTACAGAATCTTTTGTCTTCATTGGCCTTCTAGATCTTTCATGAAATAGATATGTTTTCAAATGTCCACATTTGCCATCAAGGCAAATCATGGCAGAGTACTTTAGCTGTAATGTGAAAGGTACAGAAAACAGTCATTGTAATTGAGGCttaagacttgtgaaaagaatgatagagtacctacctagtgGTAGAGTACATACCTAGCTattgggaagccctgagttcaaaccctagtaccgccaaaaagaaaaaaaatctttatgaaaCGAAGTGggctagctgggtgctggtgtctcatgcctgcaatccttgttactcaggacagagatcaggaggattgaggttcaatgccagcccaggcaaacagttctcgagacgccatctggaaaaataaataaataattaattaaaagaaagggctggtggagtgactcgaggtgtaggccctaagttcaaacccagtactaataaataaataaatagataaataaataaataaatgaagtaaaatttcCCCACCTgtctttaagtgtgtgtgtgtgtgtgtgtgtgtgtgtgtgtaatatatcACAGAAATGTGAAAAGTAGTtcccttgaattttcttttcttttttgtggtggtagggatcaaacccagagccatCTACCAGGGGCTATGGGCTATACCCCTGGCCCCTGAATTTTTTGTTTAAAGTTCAGGTTAAGGTAGTAATTGGAATTGCCTTTTGCTTGCTTCTAATTGAGCTCTCATTCAACATCCATATCCATTCCTGGAAAGTGGAGGGTAAATAGAAGGGCAACACTGACAGAATTGATTCACATTCACAGCAGCTTGAATGGACAGTCTTGAAATGCCagggaaggcagacagacagCACTGAGGAAGAAGAGTGCTTGTTCCTCTGCATGTTTTAATCATTTCCTTACGCATCTTTCAATAAGGAACAGATAGGATTTTTAGGGTGCTTAgtcattgttgttgttttaaccTATTTTTTAATCACCACAAAGAAGTAAGAAAAAGATTCACTGATTGATGTATTGTTAGCTGAATATATTTTTGGAAGATCTTATTGCTTTGTAATCAAATACTCTGaagatcattttttaaagatgatttcttcctcttcttctccttctccttctccttcttctccttcaggCAGTACAGGGGGTTTGgactcaggtgctctactacttgaggcacacTCCCATTCCTTTTTGCTGGATCAGGGTGCAATATTCCTACTTACACTTAacgtgcagctgggatgacaggcacatgccagatttttattggttgagatgggggatctcaaacttttttgcctggtttgGCCTAGAAtcttgatcctctggatctctgtctcctgagtagctaggagtacaggcgtgagccacacaTCTGGCTAGATGGTGATTTTTGTGCCACTTAACTTCTTAGATTTGCAGTATTAACATTCTGCTACCCTTTTTGCTTCCTAGAAGGGAAGATATTTAGTAACTAATTTTATAGATAGACATTTGCTAACAGTAGTTCACAAAGGTAATTAAGTTTTTCTACGTTGGAGAGGGGTCCACATTATAAtactataatatataaaattattatgataCTATAATAACTACTATAATTTTCCACTCTGATATATTCTAATTTGGATACACTGGCTCTAGTTTCAGTAGTATATTAAGCCATTTGCGCTCctagtttaaaaatgttttcatagaaaaaaacatgaaattctgTAGTAGAAATGTGCTTTTTTATAGCTGTAGGTGATTTCATATTCATACCACTTTAGTCTAGAGCTAATTATGGTTTCTCTTTGCTCTTACTAAAAGTAAGCCTAAACTTACAATCTATTAAACATGTTTCTTTTCCCCCTACATGGGAAGAGGATAAGAGAGTTTCCCAGTGGAAAGTTTTTGTATGCAAAATTAATCTGTTACTTCATCCCATAGAAGAAAGAATTGCTTATTTGAAGATATTTAAGGAAAGCTTAATGGGCCTAAACTTTTTACTACTGGATACATAAATTAACAGTTCCCTAGTAATGTGAAAGTGGAATCAAGAAGCAGAATGTCCTTTCTGATCCTTCCTCAACAAAGCCCAGTGTTGTTCTGAAGCGTCagcttcatcttttatttcagcTCACCTATTAGTAAATGCAGAATGACCAGATAAACTGCTATCATTTCCACTCTGATATATTCTAATTTGGATACACTAGCTCTAGTTTCAGAAGTATATTAAGCCATTTGATCTCatagtttaaaaatctgttttaaataATGAGCAACATGATACTGAGTCTGACATTTTAGACTGTCCACACCATCAATCCTAGGTATTGGGCCAAACAGTGTTAATGATAGCATCAACAACATGGCAACTAGTTTACATCGTTAAGATCAAACAATGTGCAGAGTGAAGTGCATGGAACAATAGTTTGTAGTCCAGATTACAGAATCAGACTGATTAAAGTTCAACTGCACTTATGGGCTTTGTGACCTTGCAGTTATTTAAACTCTGAAGCCTGTTTCCTCAGCTCTAATAGGGTTATGGTgaggaataaaaaacaaataattctgGCACATTttgagtgctcaataaatgttagctgaaATGTTTGTGGTTCTTCTTCTttgaaatcaacttaaaagactGTTTTGTAGAGCAGTTTCTTAATATTTGAGTGGTTTAAATGTACACATGAATACTCCTGGAACCTCATTAAAATGAAGATTCTGACTCAGTAGGACTGGATTAGGGCTTGCAATTGATTCTTCATGTCTACCAAACTTCTTGGTAGATTGGATCACAAAGCCAAAATTATGCACAGAAAGAAACAGGCTGGCACCCTCTCTCCAAACCTGCTCACTATTTGACCTTGGCAAAGCCAAAGACCTCATCTCTAAGCTGGAGATAGTAATATGGGTGTCCAATTAAATCAGGTctcattaaatgaaaaatagtatGCTAAAACAGTCCCAGGTATATTGTAGGTACTTAAATCTAAGTTCAGGTTTTCTATGGGAAATGCTTATTGGTCTGTCCAGTAAAGGGGTGGGGGGCTGTGATAGTTTCCGTtcctgaaaaagctgagaattCCCATTTTTTTGGAAAACTTTTGTCATGATGAAATCAACTTCaacattgggtttttttgttgttgttttgtttttattttaacacaAAGATAACCTTTTATATAAAGCAAAAGAATAAGTATAATCACATTGGTTTACAAGTCTATCATTGCATGGCAAGCAAATCAATTCATAGCAGAGGTGAAGGTAGGTTGGGAAAATGCCCCAGGCAAGTGGTGGGGTCTGGGATCAGTAGGTACAATTTCTGCAAACATGGATAACTCAACAAAAAAGCTAGCTCACatagcatttattttaatttttcttctttcttttttatttttatttttatttattttaatttttattttattcatatgtgcatacaatgtttgggtcatctctcccccttcctcctgcccctcccttaCCCTACCCCTTAAccttttttattatggaaaattttaaacttgTGTCCAGAGAGAATGGCATAATGAATCTCATATACCCAGCACACAGCtgatctcattttattttgactcacatcCCTTCCCTCCATCTCTGAATTATTTTAAAGCCAACCCAAGACATTGTATTTCatccataaatatttaaatatctttagaAAGGACTCTTTTCCTAAAAACCCAACCATAATACCATTATAATAGTTCATTTCAAACACAAATAACTTGAATTTACGGTATGTATTTTAATTATCATCCAATTTTTACTGTAGGCAATGagatacatgttttaaaatagaattcaaaataaCCTAACACTTAAGAAAGGAGTAGATGCACTTCTTCTCTAGGCATTGCTATTATCAAAGAAAGTAGACTTGAcctctgccttcctcctctcACTACTCCAGTTGGTTCTTTGTTGGTCTGCCAGCTGGAGGTGTTGATTACATCCTCCACATTGTCCTCTGCATTCCAAGCCTTCTCTGTCAAGTTATCTCTAACAGGACGGAAAGAAAACTGCTTTTGATTTTTGCCAGCAGCAGGTCAGTCCCGGCAGGCTGGTCTGAGTGCTAAGCTCTCACAGAGAGCTTAGAGGTCTAGCATCTCATAACCATTAGAGCTGGAAGAGACGTCAGAGCCACCAGATGTGAAAACGGAGGGGTGGGAGGGTAAGTGATTACTTAAAGCCTCTCGACACAAACACAGATTATTGTGAGTCCTGAGCTGACTTTTCTGTGTGGTAAaattccttgcttccttccttccttccttcctttttgaagtTCAGTTACCTTGGAACTTAGttaaactaaaaggaaaagatcATGTCTTCATGCAGTATATTCTTGGTTCTTTAAGTAACAATTGtaacaaacagcaaaaaataattttaaagaacacCACGCTTGTGATCCATGCAAAATACCAGCATTTTGGGTTGTGCATAATTGAAGAAATAACTCACTTTTCAGAATACTGCAATAGCCAATACATAGAGGCATGCCTTAGGTGGGCATAGGAATGcagtttagaaaggaaaaaaaacagtggaaaaccaccaagcaaaaaaaaaaaagcaacattgaACTTTTTTACACAACTTCTATACAGTACCTTGACTTAAATCCAAGATTCTCCTTCTCTATTTTGGTAAACAACTGCATGATAAACTTAGAAAATTTTCCCTGGGGGtggtctttttaatattttatttaaaagaggGCAGGTTTGGCATTCTTATGCTAATGTCATCAATGTTAATATTTCTTGGGATCTCAGGAAGATTCATATacattatattacattatttattatattacatatattaacagtactggagttcgaactcagggcttgctacgGAGGTGCTccgccacttgagccatacctccagccctttttgctttacttatttttccaacAGGCTCTCGGGAgctctttgcctgggttggcctagaactgGCTTCTCTTGATCTCTActtgctgagtagctaggaacacaggcattagccaccatgcctagctaagaTTCACATTCTTACAGCTGATGCAGCATGAACTGGAGCTACCACTAAGCCAGACTCAAATTTCTCCCATTTATTTTGTGCATCAATTTTTGTAACAATCCCACTCATGTTGGTCTCTAATATCATTCCACCCATCACTATTGCCACAAGAATGTTATGAACCTTGTCTATGTGGAATATTAAATCCAGTTCAGAGACATTTTCAAGATATTTGTCTGTTTCCACAAACATTTGAATTAGATATAAAATGCCAAGTTCACTTTCTAAAGaatacacacagaagacaaaatacAGCATTGCACAATGTCTATAAATCAGTTCATTGTCAGACCCTCCAACTGATAATCCTTCTAGGAAATTACaaaccttttcctctctcttcagtACCAAATGGGATATCCCTGATGATTTTCATTGTGTATCTTCTCTGTAGGGCGGGTAGAACTTGGAGAGCTGCAGCTTTCCTCTATTGTCAAAGATGAGGATTGCCTTGCTCATTGCTGGGCCAGGCTGATTGGATGGGGCACTGGGGCCCAGGGCAAGGGTGGGCACACCACCCTCTTCTGCACTCCCAACCCATGTGGTAAAATTTCAATCAAGGagtttcatctcttattttacaACATTTGGTTTTCCTCACTAATTGCCTGAAAGgaccaattatttttttctttttcttcttggacatttaaaaatatacatgaagCTGGAAGTGGTGGtttacatctgtaatcacagctacttgggaggtggaggtagggggaTCCAGGTCagaggacagcctaggcaaaagcaggagaccctgtctgaaaaacttaaagcaaaaggaccagatgcatggctcaattggtagagtgctgaagctcaaggcccttagttcaatccccagtaccattttatatatgtgtatatatacacatatatatataaatgcatagcTATAGATACACACATAGCTAATAGAAGAGTGCTTACCTAGGATGCataaggcctgggtttgatcaccaacaccacgagatagatagatagataaaacatTTAGAGCAAATAGTTattaaagaagataaataattttTCAGTGTCATCTCATTGAAATCTATCTTGAATCCATGTAAAaattacttttcaatttttttttggcagtactggggtttgcactcagggcttcatgcttgctaggcaggcgctctaccatttaagcaactctgccagtcctttttgtgttgggtatttttgagatagggtctcatgaactgtttgtccaggctgacgttgaactgtgatcctcctgatctctgcttcctgagtagctaggattacaagtgtgagccaccagtgcccagcttctttttcaattttaattataaaatatttcaaatatttaagtaCCAAAATAATGTACAAATTATACAAAATGAAGTTAATATTACCACAGAAGAGCTTTCCctcttaagcttttttttttattcatttattcacatgtgcatacattgtttgggtcatttctcccccctacccctgcccccacctcttaagcttttttaaagaaagttcacTCTACTGTCattttttccattcctttcttccttagagGAAGGCTTCATCTTAAAAATAAGCGAATATCATTCTCACAAagatatatattcatacacacaatttttgtgtgtttttaatttttgtgtgaaAAATATACTGTAGATACATTTTACAAGTTGTTTCTTCACTCAGTGTTGTTTTTAAGATTGAGCCATATGGATATATAGGTAAATCTTGGATCATTTATTTTAACTGCTTTATAGAATTACACTGAAGGGCTGAGGATGCAGatagtgatagagtgcttacctagtgtGCATGAGGCCATGGATTCTATCcacaggactgcaaaaaaaactACTCTTCTTCATAGGAATAGTTAGATTGTACTCTtagacaattctttttttttttatttacaaagtattgtctttttatttattttttttcttttattattcatatgtgcatacaaggcttgggtcatttctcccccctgcccccaccccctcccttaccacccactccgccccctccctctcccccccaccccctcaatacccagcagaaactattttgctcttatctctaattttgttgtagagagagtatcagcaataataggaaggaacaagggtttttgctggttgagataaggatagctatacagagcactgactcacattgatttcctgtgcgtgtgtgttaccttctaggttaattctttttgatctaatcttttctctagttcctggtccccttttcttattggcctcagttgcttttaaggtatctgctttagtttctctgtgttaagggcaacaaatgctagctaattttttaggtgtcttacctatcctcacccctcccttgtgtgctcttgcttttatcatgtgctcaaagtccaatccccttgttgtgtttgcccttgatctaatgtccacatatgagggagaacatacgatttttggtcttttgggccaggctaacctcactcagaatgatgttctccaattccatccatttaccagcaaatgataacatttcattctttttcatggctgcataaaattccattgtgtatagataccacattttcttaatccattcgtcagttctTAGACAATTCTGTTAGAATTATCACCAGTGCCCCCTGTAGTTTTTGCAGCTAGGCAAAATGCCCCTCCTCCTTGGTTCAggagatagaacccaggaccttctgCACACTAGGAAAGCACTGATATATACCCACCCCTCCCCctaacaaaatgacatttttggaacTATCACATTCTTATAATTGTTGGTTTTTGCTGTATCAGCATGCTATTGATGTTTGCATATTGACTTATACTTGTCAGTTTTGCTgagctcttttgtgtgtgtgtgtgtgggttgaAACcatggcttcatgcttacaaagcaggtgcattaccacttgagccacacctctagtccattttgctttggttattctggagatggggtctcccaaactatttacaCAGACTGACCTtcaaccacgatccttctgatctcagcctcccaagtggctaggattataggcataagccaccagtgtctggctgaattatttattcattgcAATAGTTCATCTATAAATAGGTTTACTTATGGGGGAAGCTACTGAGTTCACCCTTTTCTTAACTTATTTTTACCATCACAAAATAGAGAAGTTTGGATTTATCCAAATTCTAAGGGAAGAAATGGCGGAAAGCTAGAGTGACAGATGGGCTGGTAGGATTGCACCTCTTTAATGCTGCAGCCAGAGCTGGGGCACTGCTGCCAAAAACTCAGGTATAAGGGCTAGTTGGAGGCTCCAGAATATATATAGCAAATAGATGCATAATATGTGATGTGATTCCCTCCTCTATGTCTTACTACATCTtagtaaaaatggaaaacaattgcATGCTTTTTTTCCAGGAACCATGAAGACATGCAGCTTTGAATGGGTCTCACATGATTCTGGGACCATAAAACTGAAGCAGCTTATGGCCCCTGGGGCCAGGATCCAAGCAAGCATAAGGAAGTAAGAGTCTGAAGCCCAGGAAATGTGCTGGAGCTGCCCAGGCTTAGGAAGTGTGACTTAACAGATTCCTAAACTTTACCAGCCCAAAAGCTCCCATGTGATGTTGTAGCTTTCATCCACACCCATCTGATTTGTATGTTTCTCACATGGAGTGCCTGCTGTAAAAGACACACTTCCCTAACTTTTTcctaaagtttattttttcaagatttgaCTGCTCATTCTTTGACCTTGAAATTAGAGTTTGTAATATGAGGAgcataaaaaaaaagatcactttTAAATTATCTCCTTgggtgccaggtgctggtgcctcacgcctgtaatcctagctactcaggaggcagagatcaggaggatcacagttcaaggccagcctgggcaaatagtttttgagaccctatcttgaaaacacccatcataaaaaaaggctgatggagaagctcaatgtgtaggccgagttcaaaccccagtactgcaaaaaataaataaataaaaattatatcctTTGTAGTTTGTCATAAGAGCAAATTCTGTAATGAGATTTATTTCCTGTGAGTCCCAGCACATATAATGAATTATGGCCTCATGTTATATGAGGAAACAATGAACTAGCATTGGATAATTAATGTTAATGTAGATTCATTTAACCCAATTAACCTACTGCTATCAAGGAGAGATAACAGGGAGAGTTTGGAGTCTAGGGCCCATTATACTTGGGCTGAATCTCCATTTTGCGACTTACTAACCTGGTGTTATTTGAGGTCATTACTTTACCTCTCTGCCTCAACTTCTTGActgtaaaatggagacattaATGTTACTGAGCACAGAGTAACTGTGGCtgtgaaaataaatgaactaaaccTTGTCAAGCACTTAAGACACTGCCTGCTAGAGTATTAGCCTTAATTGTTATCATTAAAGAGGAAGCAAAATCCTAGAGGAGTGACCCAAAGGACAGGTCACTTTGAGGGAATAATGAAAAATCTATACACAGAGTGTGGCTGAAACCCAACaatgggggggaaggagggagaaatgacccaaacattgtatgcacatttgaataaaagaaataaataacaaatccaGCAATGGAAGCAATGGAGAGAAGGGACAGATGAATAAGAATGGGGTCTTTAACAAAGAGGTGCTGTATATAAATGTTTCCACCATTGAAGTCTTACCTAGAATGAT from Castor canadensis chromosome 5, mCasCan1.hap1v2, whole genome shotgun sequence encodes the following:
- the LOC109685496 gene encoding AP-3 complex subunit sigma-1-like — translated: MSKAILIFDNRGKLQLSKFYPPYMFVETDKYLENVSELDLIFHIDKVHNILVAIVMGGMILETNMSGIVTKIDAQNKWEKFESGLVVAPVHAASAVRNMNLPEIPRNINIDDISIRMPNLPSFK